The Drosophila biarmipes strain raj3 chromosome 2L, RU_DBia_V1.1, whole genome shotgun sequence genome has a window encoding:
- the LOC108029290 gene encoding eukaryotic translation initiation factor 4E-binding protein, translating into MSASPTARQAITQALPVMTRKIVISDPIQMPEVYSSTPGGTLYSTTPGGTKLIYERAFMKNLRGSPLSQTPPPNVPSCLLRGTPRTPFRKCVPVPTELVKKTKSLKIEDQEQFQLDL; encoded by the exons ATGTCTGCTTCGCCGACCGCCCGTCAAGCCATCACCCAGGCCCTGCCCGTGATGACCAGGAAGATTGTCATCTCGGACCCCATCCAGATGCCCGAGGTGTACTCCTCCACGCCCGGAGGAACCCTGTACTCCACCACTCCCGGAG GCACCAAGCTGATCTACGAGCGGGCCTTCATGAAGAATCTCCGGGGCTCCCCGCTGAGCCAGACGCCGCCGCCCAACGTGCCCAGTTGCCTGCTGAGGGGCACTCCCCGCACTCCCTTCCGCAAGTGCGTGCCCGTGCCAACGGAACTGGTCAAGAAGACGAAGTCCCTGAAGATCGAGGATCAGGAGCAGTTCCAGCTGGACCTGTAG
- the LOC108029148 gene encoding protein timeless isoform X2, with product MDWLLATPQLYSAFSSLGCLEGDTYVVNPNALAILEEINYKLTYEDQTLRTFRRAIGFGQNVRSDLIPLLENAKDDAVLESVIRILVNLTVPVECLFSVDVMYRTDVGRHTIFELNKLLYTSKEAFTEARSTKSVVEYMKHILESDPKLSPHKCDQINNCLLLLRNILHIPETHAHCVMPMMQSMPHGISMQNTILWNLFIQSIDKLLLYLMTCPQRAFWGVTMVQLIALIYKDQHVSTLQKLLNLWFEASLSESSEDNESNTSPPKQGSGDSSPMLTSDPTSDSSDNGSNGRGMGSGCGMREGTAATLQEVSRKGQEYQNAMARVPADKTDGFEEASDMTGNDSEQPGSPEQSQPTGESMEDGDYEERQQIQRDENEDEEEAEEEEYLQLGEASEPLNLTQQPADKVNNTTTPESSPPTGCLGNEPFKPPPPLPVRASTSAQAQMHQFNESSYKTHVSAVKLGQKSPHAGQLQLTKGKCCPQKRECPSSQSELSDCGYGTQVENQESISTSSNDDDGPQGKPQHQKPPCNTKPRNKPRTIMSPMDKKELRRKKLVKRSKSSLINMKGLVQHTPTDDDISNLLKEFTVDFLLKGYSYLVEELHMQLLSNAKVPIDTSHFFWLVTYFLKFAAQLELDMEHIDTILTYDVLSYLTYEGVSLCEQLELNARQEGSDLKPYLRRMHLVVTAIREFLQAIDTYNKVTHLNEDDRAHLRQLQMQISEMSDLRCLFVLLLRRFNPSIHSKQYLQDLVVTNHILLLILDNAAKFEGGTSIRLSEHITQFATLEVMHYYGILLEDFNNNGEFVNDCIFTMMHHIGGDLGQIGVLFQPIILKTYSRIWEADYELCDDWSDLIEYVIHKFMNTPPKSPLTIPTTSLTEMTKEHNQEHTICSWSQEEMDTLYWYYVQSKKNNDIVGKIVKLFSNNGNKLKTRISIIQQLLQQDIITLLEYDDLMKFEDAEYQRTLLTTPTSGTTESGIEIKECAYGKPSDDVQILLDLIIKEHKSQHLVWLQKILIESCFVKLTLRSGLKVPEGNHIMEPVAYHCICKQKSIPVVQWNNEQSTTMLYQPFVLLLHKLGIQLPADAGSIFARIPDYWTPETMYGLAKKLGPLDKLNLKFDASELEDATAASPARYHHTGPRNSLSSVSSLDVDLGEPEELALIPEVDADVEKAHAMASTPSPSEIFAVPKTKHCNSIIRYTPDPTPPVPNWLQLVMRSKCNQRSSPAGDPSDCIGSSSTTVDDEGLGKSISAATSQASSTSMSSVNPTTTLSLNMLNTFMGSHNENSSSSGCGGTVSSLSMVALMSTGMAAAGGGGGSSGLDMEVDVEASMKSSFERLEVNGSHFSRANNLDQEYSAMVASVYEKEKEFNSDNVSLASDLTRMYVSDEDDRLERTEFRVPHYH from the exons ATGGACTGGTTACTAGCAACCCCGCAGTTGTACAGCGCCTTCTCCTCGTTGGGATGTCTGGAGGGAGACACCTATGTGGTCAATCCGAATGCATTGG cCATTCTCGAGGAGATCAACTACAAGCTCACCTATGAGGACCAAACGCTGCGCACCTTCCGGCGAGCCATTGGATTCGGCCAGAATGTGCGGTCCGACCTGATACCGCTGCTGGAGAACGCCAAGGACGATGCGGTGCTGGAGTCGGTGATCCGGATACTGGTCAACCTGACGGTGCCCGTGGAGTGCCTGTTCTCCGTGGACGTGATGTACCGCACGGACGTGGGCCGCCACACCATCTTCGAgctgaacaagctgctctACACCAGCAAGGAGGCCTTCACCGAGGCCAGGAGCACCAAGAGCGTGGTGGAGTACATGAAGCACATCCTGGAGTCGGACCCCAAGCTGTCGCCGCACAAGTGCGATCAGATCAACaactgcctgctgctgctgcgcaaCATCCTGCACATCCCGGAGACCCATGCCCACTGCGTGATGCCCATGATGCAGTCGATGCCGCACGGCATCTCCATGCAGAACACGATCCTGTGGAACCTGTTCATCCAGAGCATCGACAAATTACTCCTGTATCTGATGACCTGCCCGCAGAGAGCCTTCTGGGGCGTGACCATGGTGCAGCTGATTGCCCTGATCTACAAGGATCAGCATGTCAGCACCCTGCAGAAACTGCTGAACCTCTGGTTCGAAGCCTCTCTGTCGGAGAGTTCTGAGGATAACGAGAGTAATACCTCGCCCCCCAAGCAGGGCAGCGGCGACTCCAGCCCCATGCTGACCTCGGACCCCACCTCCGACTCCTCGGACAACGGCAGCAATGGGCGCGGCATGGGCAGCGGGTGTGGCATGCGGGAGGGCACGGCGGCCACCCTGCAGGAGGTGAGTCGCAAGGGCCAGGAGTACCAGAACGCCATGGCCAGGGTGCCGGCCGACAAGACGGATGGGTTCGAGGAGGCCAGCGATATGACTGGCAACGACAGCGAGCAGCCGGGATCCCCGGAGCAGTCGCAGCCCACTGGCGAGTCCATGGAAGACGGCGATTACGAGGAACGACAGCAAATCCAGCGGGACGAGAATGAAGATGAG GAAGAAGCGGAGGAAGAGGAATACCTGCAACTGGGCGAAGCCTCGGAACCCTTGAACCTAACCCAACAACCAGCTGACAAGGTCAACAACACTACCACCCCGGAGTCCAGCCCTCCGACTGGCTGCCTGGGCAACGAGCCCTTCAAGCCACCACCACCCCTGCCGGTCAGGGCCTCCACCTCGGCACAAGCTCAGATGCACCAGTTCAACGAGTCGTCTTACAAGACCCACGTGTCGGCAGTTAAGCTGGGCCAGAAGTCGCCACATGCCGGGCAACTCCAGCTGACCAAGGGGAAGTGCTGCCCCCAGAAGAGGGAGTGCCCCTCCTCGCAGTCGGAGCTTTCGGATTGCGGCTATGGCACCCAGGTGGAGAACCAGGAGTCCATTTCCACCTCCAGCAACGATGACGATGGGCCGCAGGGCAAGCCGCAGCACCAGAAGCCTCCGTGTAACACGAAACCAAGGAATAAACCCCGCACCATTATGTCACCCATGGACAAGAAGGAGCTGAGACGCAAAAAGCTGGTCAAGCGCAGCAAGAGCAGTCT CATCAACATGAAGGGTCTGGTGCAGCACACCCCCACCGACGATGATATCTCCAATCTGCTGAAGGAATTCACAGTGGATTTCCTGCTCAAGGGCTACAGCTATCTGGTGGAGGAGCTCCACATGCAACTGCTTTCCAATGCG AAGGTGCCCATCGACACATCGCACTTTTTCTGGCTGGTCACCTACTTCCTGAAGTTTGCCGCCCAGTTGGAGTTGGACATGGAGCACATCGACACCATACTCACCTATGATGTGTTGAGTTACCTGACTTACGAGGGTGTGTCCCTCTGCGAGCAACTGGAACTGAATGCTCGACAGGAGGGCAGTGATCTGAAGCCCTATCTGAGGCGGATGCACCTGGTGGTGACGGCCATCAGGGAGTTTCTCCAGGCCATCGACACCTACAACAAAGTTACCCATCTGAACGAGGACGACAGGGCCCACTTAAGGCAACTCCAGATGCAGATCAGCGAAATGTCCGATCTGCGGTGTCTCTTTGTGCTCCTGCTGAGGCGCTTCAACCCCAGCATCCACTCCAAACAGTATCTCCAGGATCTAGTGGTCACCAATCACATACTCCTCCTAATTCTGGACAATGCGGCCAAATTTGAAGGAGGCACATCGATTCGCCTATCAGAGCACATTACACA GTTTGCCACTTTGGAGGTAATGCACTATTATGGCATCCTGTTAGAGGACTTCAACAACAATGGGGAGTTCGTCAACGACTGCATCTTCACCATGATGCATCACATAGGCGGTGATCTTGGGCAGATTGGAGTGCTCTTCCAACCAATTATTCTAAAGACCTATTCGAGAATTTGGGAGGCAGACTACGAACTGTGTGAT GACTGGTCCGACCTTATCGAGTACGTCATTCACAAGTTCATGAACACTCCGCCGAAGTCGCCTCTAACCATTCCCACAACTTCTTTGACTGAAATGACCAAAGAACACAATCAGGAACATACCATTTG cTCTTGGTCGCAGGAGGAAATGGACACCCTTTATTGGTATTATGTGCAGAGCAAGAAGAACAATGATATAGTGGGAAAAATAGTGAAGCTCTTTAGCAACAATGGCAACAAGCTGAAGACTCGTATTTCTATCATCCAACAGCTTTTGCAACAG gACATTATTACCCTGTTGGAGTACGATGACTTGATGAAGTTCGAGGATGCCGAGTACCAGAGAACTCTGCTGACCACACCCACTTCCGGAACAACAGAGTCtggaattgaaattaaagagTGCGCCTACGGAAAACCCTCTGATGATGTGCAG ATCCTGCTTGATCTGATCATCAAGGAGCACAAGTCCCAGCACCTGGTGTGGCTGCAGAAGATCCTGATCGAGAGCTGCTTCGTCAAGCTGACGCTGCGGAGTGGTCTCAAAGTGCCGGAGGGCAATCACATCATGGAGCCGGTGGCCTATCACTGCATCTGCAAACAGAAATCCATACCCGTGGTGCAGTGGAACAACGAGCAGTCCACGACGATGTTGTACCAACCATTTGTATTGCTGCTGCACAAGTTGGGCATCCAGCTGCCGGCGGACGCGGGCTCAATCTTCGCCAGAATTCCCGACTACTGGACGCCGGAGACAATGTACGGACTGGCCAAGAAGCTGGGACCCCTGGACAAAC TCAACCTCAAGTTCGACGCCAGTGAGCTGGAGGACGCCACGGCGGCGAGTCCTGCGCGGTACCACCACACCGGGCCGCGGAACTCCCTCAGCTCGGTGAGCAGCCTGGACGTGGATCTCGGCGAGCCGGAGGAGCTGGCCCTCATCCCCGAGGTGGACGCCGATGTGGAGAAGGCGCACGCCATGGCATCGACGCCCTCGCCCAGCGAGATCTTCGCGGTTCCAAAGACCAAGCACTGCAACTCTATAATCAG ATATACGCCCGATCCCACGCCTCCAGTTCCCAACTGGCTGCAATTGGTCATGCGCAGCAAATGCAATCAGCGCTCAAGTCCGGCTGGTGATCCCAGCGATTG CATTGGATCCTCGTCGACCACCGTGGACGATGAGGGGTTGGGGAAGTCCATCAGTGCGGCCACTTCGCAGGCGTCCAGCACTTCGATGAGCTCGGTGAACCCGACGACCACGTTGAGCCTCAACATGCTGAACACCTTCATGGGCAGCCACAACGagaacagcagcagctccgGATGCGGGGGCACCGTGTCCTCCTTGTCCATGGTGGCCCTGATGAGCACGGGCATGGCGGCGgcaggcggaggaggcggctCCTCCGGCCTGGACATGGAGGTGGATGTGGAGGCCTCCATGAAGTCCTCCTTCGAGCGACTGGAGGTCAACGGATCGCACTTCTCGCGAGCCAACAACCTGGACCAGGAGTACAGTGCCATGGTGGCATCGGTGTacgagaaggagaaggaaTTCAA CAGCGATAATGTCTCTCTGGCCTCGGACCTGACCAGAATGTATGTGAGCGACGAGGACGATCGACTTGAGCGAACCGAGTTCCGGGTGCCCCACTATCACTGA
- the LOC108029148 gene encoding protein timeless isoform X1, with protein MDWLLATPQLYSAFSSLGCLEGDTYVVNPNALAILEEINYKLTYEDQTLRTFRRAIGFGQNVRSDLIPLLENAKDDAVLESVIRILVNLTVPVECLFSVDVMYRTDVGRHTIFELNKLLYTSKEAFTEARSTKSVVEYMKHILESDPKLSPHKCDQINNCLLLLRNILHIPETHAHCVMPMMQSMPHGISMQNTILWNLFIQSIDKLLLYLMTCPQRAFWGVTMVQLIALIYKDQHVSTLQKLLNLWFEASLSESSEDNESNTSPPKQGSGDSSPMLTSDPTSDSSDNGSNGRGMGSGCGMREGTAATLQEVSRKGQEYQNAMARVPADKTDGFEEASDMTGNDSEQPGSPEQSQPTGESMEDGDYEERQQIQRDENEDEEEAEEEEYLQLGEASEPLNLTQQPADKVNNTTTPESSPPTGCLGNEPFKPPPPLPVRASTSAQAQMHQFNESSYKTHVSAVKLGQKSPHAGQLQLTKGKCCPQKRECPSSQSELSDCGYGTQVENQESISTSSNDDDGPQGKPQHQKPPCNTKPRNKPRTIMSPMDKKELRRKKLVKRSKSSLINMKGLVQHTPTDDDISNLLKEFTVDFLLKGYSYLVEELHMQLLSNAVPIDTSHFFWLVTYFLKFAAQLELDMEHIDTILTYDVLSYLTYEGVSLCEQLELNARQEGSDLKPYLRRMHLVVTAIREFLQAIDTYNKVTHLNEDDRAHLRQLQMQISEMSDLRCLFVLLLRRFNPSIHSKQYLQDLVVTNHILLLILDNAAKFEGGTSIRLSEHITQFATLEVMHYYGILLEDFNNNGEFVNDCIFTMMHHIGGDLGQIGVLFQPIILKTYSRIWEADYELCDDWSDLIEYVIHKFMNTPPKSPLTIPTTSLTEMTKEHNQEHTICSWSQEEMDTLYWYYVQSKKNNDIVGKIVKLFSNNGNKLKTRISIIQQLLQQDIITLLEYDDLMKFEDAEYQRTLLTTPTSGTTESGIEIKECAYGKPSDDVQILLDLIIKEHKSQHLVWLQKILIESCFVKLTLRSGLKVPEGNHIMEPVAYHCICKQKSIPVVQWNNEQSTTMLYQPFVLLLHKLGIQLPADAGSIFARIPDYWTPETMYGLAKKLGPLDKLNLKFDASELEDATAASPARYHHTGPRNSLSSVSSLDVDLGEPEELALIPEVDADVEKAHAMASTPSPSEIFAVPKTKHCNSIIRYTPDPTPPVPNWLQLVMRSKCNQRSSPAGDPSDCIGSSSTTVDDEGLGKSISAATSQASSTSMSSVNPTTTLSLNMLNTFMGSHNENSSSSGCGGTVSSLSMVALMSTGMAAAGGGGGSSGLDMEVDVEASMKSSFERLEVNGSHFSRANNLDQEYSAMVASVYEKEKEFNSDNVSLASDLTRMYVSDEDDRLERTEFRVPHYH; from the exons ATGGACTGGTTACTAGCAACCCCGCAGTTGTACAGCGCCTTCTCCTCGTTGGGATGTCTGGAGGGAGACACCTATGTGGTCAATCCGAATGCATTGG cCATTCTCGAGGAGATCAACTACAAGCTCACCTATGAGGACCAAACGCTGCGCACCTTCCGGCGAGCCATTGGATTCGGCCAGAATGTGCGGTCCGACCTGATACCGCTGCTGGAGAACGCCAAGGACGATGCGGTGCTGGAGTCGGTGATCCGGATACTGGTCAACCTGACGGTGCCCGTGGAGTGCCTGTTCTCCGTGGACGTGATGTACCGCACGGACGTGGGCCGCCACACCATCTTCGAgctgaacaagctgctctACACCAGCAAGGAGGCCTTCACCGAGGCCAGGAGCACCAAGAGCGTGGTGGAGTACATGAAGCACATCCTGGAGTCGGACCCCAAGCTGTCGCCGCACAAGTGCGATCAGATCAACaactgcctgctgctgctgcgcaaCATCCTGCACATCCCGGAGACCCATGCCCACTGCGTGATGCCCATGATGCAGTCGATGCCGCACGGCATCTCCATGCAGAACACGATCCTGTGGAACCTGTTCATCCAGAGCATCGACAAATTACTCCTGTATCTGATGACCTGCCCGCAGAGAGCCTTCTGGGGCGTGACCATGGTGCAGCTGATTGCCCTGATCTACAAGGATCAGCATGTCAGCACCCTGCAGAAACTGCTGAACCTCTGGTTCGAAGCCTCTCTGTCGGAGAGTTCTGAGGATAACGAGAGTAATACCTCGCCCCCCAAGCAGGGCAGCGGCGACTCCAGCCCCATGCTGACCTCGGACCCCACCTCCGACTCCTCGGACAACGGCAGCAATGGGCGCGGCATGGGCAGCGGGTGTGGCATGCGGGAGGGCACGGCGGCCACCCTGCAGGAGGTGAGTCGCAAGGGCCAGGAGTACCAGAACGCCATGGCCAGGGTGCCGGCCGACAAGACGGATGGGTTCGAGGAGGCCAGCGATATGACTGGCAACGACAGCGAGCAGCCGGGATCCCCGGAGCAGTCGCAGCCCACTGGCGAGTCCATGGAAGACGGCGATTACGAGGAACGACAGCAAATCCAGCGGGACGAGAATGAAGATGAG GAAGAAGCGGAGGAAGAGGAATACCTGCAACTGGGCGAAGCCTCGGAACCCTTGAACCTAACCCAACAACCAGCTGACAAGGTCAACAACACTACCACCCCGGAGTCCAGCCCTCCGACTGGCTGCCTGGGCAACGAGCCCTTCAAGCCACCACCACCCCTGCCGGTCAGGGCCTCCACCTCGGCACAAGCTCAGATGCACCAGTTCAACGAGTCGTCTTACAAGACCCACGTGTCGGCAGTTAAGCTGGGCCAGAAGTCGCCACATGCCGGGCAACTCCAGCTGACCAAGGGGAAGTGCTGCCCCCAGAAGAGGGAGTGCCCCTCCTCGCAGTCGGAGCTTTCGGATTGCGGCTATGGCACCCAGGTGGAGAACCAGGAGTCCATTTCCACCTCCAGCAACGATGACGATGGGCCGCAGGGCAAGCCGCAGCACCAGAAGCCTCCGTGTAACACGAAACCAAGGAATAAACCCCGCACCATTATGTCACCCATGGACAAGAAGGAGCTGAGACGCAAAAAGCTGGTCAAGCGCAGCAAGAGCAGTCT CATCAACATGAAGGGTCTGGTGCAGCACACCCCCACCGACGATGATATCTCCAATCTGCTGAAGGAATTCACAGTGGATTTCCTGCTCAAGGGCTACAGCTATCTGGTGGAGGAGCTCCACATGCAACTGCTTTCCAATGCG GTGCCCATCGACACATCGCACTTTTTCTGGCTGGTCACCTACTTCCTGAAGTTTGCCGCCCAGTTGGAGTTGGACATGGAGCACATCGACACCATACTCACCTATGATGTGTTGAGTTACCTGACTTACGAGGGTGTGTCCCTCTGCGAGCAACTGGAACTGAATGCTCGACAGGAGGGCAGTGATCTGAAGCCCTATCTGAGGCGGATGCACCTGGTGGTGACGGCCATCAGGGAGTTTCTCCAGGCCATCGACACCTACAACAAAGTTACCCATCTGAACGAGGACGACAGGGCCCACTTAAGGCAACTCCAGATGCAGATCAGCGAAATGTCCGATCTGCGGTGTCTCTTTGTGCTCCTGCTGAGGCGCTTCAACCCCAGCATCCACTCCAAACAGTATCTCCAGGATCTAGTGGTCACCAATCACATACTCCTCCTAATTCTGGACAATGCGGCCAAATTTGAAGGAGGCACATCGATTCGCCTATCAGAGCACATTACACA GTTTGCCACTTTGGAGGTAATGCACTATTATGGCATCCTGTTAGAGGACTTCAACAACAATGGGGAGTTCGTCAACGACTGCATCTTCACCATGATGCATCACATAGGCGGTGATCTTGGGCAGATTGGAGTGCTCTTCCAACCAATTATTCTAAAGACCTATTCGAGAATTTGGGAGGCAGACTACGAACTGTGTGAT GACTGGTCCGACCTTATCGAGTACGTCATTCACAAGTTCATGAACACTCCGCCGAAGTCGCCTCTAACCATTCCCACAACTTCTTTGACTGAAATGACCAAAGAACACAATCAGGAACATACCATTTG cTCTTGGTCGCAGGAGGAAATGGACACCCTTTATTGGTATTATGTGCAGAGCAAGAAGAACAATGATATAGTGGGAAAAATAGTGAAGCTCTTTAGCAACAATGGCAACAAGCTGAAGACTCGTATTTCTATCATCCAACAGCTTTTGCAACAG gACATTATTACCCTGTTGGAGTACGATGACTTGATGAAGTTCGAGGATGCCGAGTACCAGAGAACTCTGCTGACCACACCCACTTCCGGAACAACAGAGTCtggaattgaaattaaagagTGCGCCTACGGAAAACCCTCTGATGATGTGCAG ATCCTGCTTGATCTGATCATCAAGGAGCACAAGTCCCAGCACCTGGTGTGGCTGCAGAAGATCCTGATCGAGAGCTGCTTCGTCAAGCTGACGCTGCGGAGTGGTCTCAAAGTGCCGGAGGGCAATCACATCATGGAGCCGGTGGCCTATCACTGCATCTGCAAACAGAAATCCATACCCGTGGTGCAGTGGAACAACGAGCAGTCCACGACGATGTTGTACCAACCATTTGTATTGCTGCTGCACAAGTTGGGCATCCAGCTGCCGGCGGACGCGGGCTCAATCTTCGCCAGAATTCCCGACTACTGGACGCCGGAGACAATGTACGGACTGGCCAAGAAGCTGGGACCCCTGGACAAAC TCAACCTCAAGTTCGACGCCAGTGAGCTGGAGGACGCCACGGCGGCGAGTCCTGCGCGGTACCACCACACCGGGCCGCGGAACTCCCTCAGCTCGGTGAGCAGCCTGGACGTGGATCTCGGCGAGCCGGAGGAGCTGGCCCTCATCCCCGAGGTGGACGCCGATGTGGAGAAGGCGCACGCCATGGCATCGACGCCCTCGCCCAGCGAGATCTTCGCGGTTCCAAAGACCAAGCACTGCAACTCTATAATCAG ATATACGCCCGATCCCACGCCTCCAGTTCCCAACTGGCTGCAATTGGTCATGCGCAGCAAATGCAATCAGCGCTCAAGTCCGGCTGGTGATCCCAGCGATTG CATTGGATCCTCGTCGACCACCGTGGACGATGAGGGGTTGGGGAAGTCCATCAGTGCGGCCACTTCGCAGGCGTCCAGCACTTCGATGAGCTCGGTGAACCCGACGACCACGTTGAGCCTCAACATGCTGAACACCTTCATGGGCAGCCACAACGagaacagcagcagctccgGATGCGGGGGCACCGTGTCCTCCTTGTCCATGGTGGCCCTGATGAGCACGGGCATGGCGGCGgcaggcggaggaggcggctCCTCCGGCCTGGACATGGAGGTGGATGTGGAGGCCTCCATGAAGTCCTCCTTCGAGCGACTGGAGGTCAACGGATCGCACTTCTCGCGAGCCAACAACCTGGACCAGGAGTACAGTGCCATGGTGGCATCGGTGTacgagaaggagaaggaaTTCAA CAGCGATAATGTCTCTCTGGCCTCGGACCTGACCAGAATGTATGTGAGCGACGAGGACGATCGACTTGAGCGAACCGAGTTCCGGGTGCCCCACTATCACTGA
- the LOC108028951 gene encoding trypsin-1, protein MLALRLFLVLQCSLLVLAGVCLIPQPIKRQRSLKNVLEKPWRLSPRLDGRIVGGHRINITDAPHQVSLQTSSHICGGSIISEEWILTAAHCTYGKTADRLKIRLGTSEFARSGELLRVQKIVQHAQFNFTNVDYDFSLLQLAHPIKFDETKKAIKLPESQMKFMDGETCFVSGWGNTQNLLESREWLRQVEVPLVNQELCSEKYKQYGGVTERMICAGFLEGGKDACQGDSGGPMVSESGELVGVVSWGYGCAKPDYPGVYSRVSFARDWIKEHSGV, encoded by the exons ATGTTGGCCCTTCGCTTGTTTCTGGTGCTGCAGTGCAGCCTGTTGGTTCTGGCGGGAGTTTGTTTAATACCGCAGCCCATCAAAAGACAGCGGTCGCTTAAGAATGTGTTGGAGAAACCCTGGAGACTGTCTCCTCGCCTGGATGGTCGAATTGTGGGAGGACATCGCATTAATATCACCGATGCACCGCATCAGGTTTCCCTGCAAACTTCGTCCCATATCTGCGGCGGCTCCATCATTTCCGAGGAGTGGATACTTACAGCTGCCCATTGCACTTA TGGCAAAACTGCAGATCGCCTGAAAATACGCCTGGGCACCAGTGAGTTTGCCCGCAGTGGCGAGCTCCTGCGGGTCCAGAAGATCGTCCAGCATGCCCAGTTCAACTTCACCAATGTGGACTACGATTTCTCCCTGCTCCAGCTGGCGCATCCCATCAAGTTCGACGAGACCAAGAAGGCCATAAAGCTGCCCGAGTCGCAGATGAAGTTCATGGACGGGGAGACCTGCTTTGTGAGCGGCTGGGGCAACACGCAGAACCTGCTGGAGTCCAGGGAGTGGCTGCGCCAGGTGGAGGTGCCGCTGGTCAACCAGGAGCTGTGCAGCGAGAAGTACAAGCAATACGGCGGGGTCACCGAGCGCATGATCTGTGCCGGGTTCCTGGAGGGCGGCAAGGATGCCTGCCAGGGCGACTCCGGCGGTCCGATGGTCAGCGAGTCGGGGGAGCTGGTGGGCGTGGTCAGCTGGGGCTACGGCTGCGCCAAGCCCGACTATCCGGGTGTCTACTCCCGCGTGAGCTTCGCCCGGGATTGGATCAAGGAGCACAGTGGTGTTTGA
- the LOC108028999 gene encoding uncharacterized protein LOC108028999, translating into MPYHRLSTLGLLLLSLVCARADVGYHYNRPTAPSAPSGHGSVYTGHQFSALPTVQPLPPVPALPPLPTARVPLPRSRPTAPATSIVSHYLPSKPVVSTYIPPPAASPISSISFHGTPTFKPVYGPPSPPPSVGLSQPIPTLATPIVVPPTGPAPLNQGGNLRIPFGKQALISPGESYVSNGRHLKQYAVIEIIDNDIDETPAPFLSGSSFFDRYGAHVGAPSGNGIQIDSRANSLLLEQQQLAIQPRSQGGSPGGDAIALGSGGLGFVRLPNGNVYLGSGSLGYISGQQRVASLLEARTRSESIQDALHFGHGPLGGADNLLRFK; encoded by the coding sequence ATGCCTTACCACCGACTGAGTACACTGGGCCTGCTCCTACTATCTTTGGTCTGCGCCAGAGCCGACGTGGGCTACCATTACAACAGACCCACGGCACCTTCGGCTCCCTCGGGACACGGATCGGTGTACACGGGTCACCAGTTCAGTGCCCTGCCCACAGTTCAGCCGCTGCCACCGGTTCCGGCCCTTCCGCCCCTTCCCACGGCCAGGGTTCCGCTTCCGAGGAGTCGTCCCACAGCTCCTGCCACCAGCATTGTTAGTCACTATCTGCCTTCCAAGCCAGTGGTTTCCACATACATTCCACCGCCAGCGGCTTCCCCTATTTCGTCCATAAGTTTCCATGGAACGCCCACTTTCAAGCCCGTCTACGGacctccttctcctcctccgTCTGTAGGGCTGAGCCAGCCGATCCCCACACTGGCCACGCCCATTGTGGTGCCGCCCACTGGACCAGCTCCCCTGAACCAAGGAGGAAACCTTCGCATCCCCTTCGGCAAGCAGGCCCTGATTTCTCCCGGAGAATCCTACGTGTCCAATGGAAGGCATCTGAAGCAGTATGCCGTCATCGAGATCATAGACAACGACATCGATGAGACGCCGGCTCCCTTCCTCTCGGGCTCCAGTTTCTTCGATCGCTATGGCGCACATGTGGGTGCTCCCTCGGGGAATGGAATCCAGATTGATTCTAGGGCCAATTCCCTGCTGCTGGAACAGCAGCAACTGGCCATCCAGCCGAGATCTCAGGGAGGATCGCCGGGAGGAGATGCCATCGCCTTGGGATCGGGTGGTCTGGGCTTTGTGCGATTGCCCAACGGAAATGTGTACCTGGGCTCCGGATCGCTGGGCTACATCAGTGGCCAGCAGCGGGTGGCTTCCCTACTGGAGGCTCGCACTCGATCGGAGTCCATCCAGGACGCCCTGCACTTCGGCCATGGTCCCCTGGGCGGAGCCGACAACCTGCTGAGGTTCAAATAG